Proteins from one Corallococcus exiguus genomic window:
- a CDS encoding tetratricopeptide repeat protein, with amino-acid sequence MNSLETLLAQGQVAQAKAEAEKLLAKNPNHRDALVVMAKLALVENKVPQAEGLLAKAEAQGATAETGLVRANIAAQKGQLDAALKAYQGVLAVEPNRAEAHFGKGMMLIKQDKAPQALEALSQAAKAAPQNPVFRYRLGQVQLEAGQTDAGLATLREVLTLAPRFVPAYLSLSHALSAQEKLVDARKVLEQGLKAVPNQPRMLASVTVLSMALRDLRTSYQAASALAAQRPKDADAQANLAQLMLARGQIEQARHLCQTMASLGVASESLKMAEATCFESQEPPAYDKAIAAYEQGMGLAPDGWRAANNLGQLLLRVPAEPANAHLPRAVTVLEEAVRRAPDRPEPLLNLALAQARLGQEQKAKELVQKVLAMPLAEDTDLHEEAVRLSQTLSKA; translated from the coding sequence ATGAACTCTCTGGAAACCCTTCTCGCGCAGGGTCAGGTGGCCCAGGCCAAGGCCGAGGCCGAGAAGCTCCTCGCGAAGAACCCCAACCACCGCGACGCGCTGGTCGTGATGGCCAAGCTGGCGCTGGTGGAGAACAAGGTGCCCCAGGCGGAAGGACTGCTCGCCAAGGCGGAGGCCCAGGGCGCCACGGCGGAGACCGGCCTGGTGCGCGCGAACATCGCCGCCCAGAAGGGCCAGCTCGACGCCGCGCTCAAGGCCTACCAGGGCGTGCTCGCGGTGGAGCCGAACCGCGCCGAGGCTCACTTCGGCAAGGGCATGATGCTGATCAAGCAGGACAAGGCGCCCCAGGCGCTGGAGGCCCTGTCCCAGGCCGCGAAGGCGGCGCCCCAGAACCCGGTGTTCCGCTACCGGCTGGGTCAGGTGCAGCTGGAGGCGGGCCAGACGGACGCCGGCCTCGCCACGCTGCGCGAGGTCCTCACGCTGGCGCCGCGCTTCGTGCCCGCGTACCTGAGCCTGTCGCACGCGCTGTCCGCCCAGGAGAAGCTGGTGGACGCGCGCAAGGTGCTGGAGCAGGGCCTCAAGGCGGTGCCCAACCAGCCGCGCATGCTCGCGTCCGTGACGGTGCTGTCCATGGCGCTGCGCGACCTGCGCACGTCGTACCAGGCGGCCTCCGCGCTCGCGGCCCAGCGCCCGAAGGACGCGGACGCCCAGGCGAACCTGGCGCAGCTGATGCTGGCGCGCGGTCAAATCGAACAGGCCCGGCACCTGTGCCAGACCATGGCGTCGCTGGGCGTCGCCAGCGAGTCGCTGAAGATGGCGGAGGCCACCTGCTTCGAGTCGCAGGAGCCGCCCGCGTACGACAAGGCCATCGCCGCGTACGAGCAGGGCATGGGCCTGGCGCCGGACGGCTGGCGCGCGGCGAACAACCTGGGCCAGCTGCTCCTGCGCGTCCCCGCGGAGCCGGCGAACGCCCACCTGCCGCGCGCGGTGACGGTGCTGGAGGAGGCCGTGCGCCGCGCCCCGGACCGCCCGGAGCCGCTGCTCAACCTGGCGCTCGCGCAGGCGCGCCTGGGCCAGGAGCAGAAGGCGAAGGAGCTGGTACAGAAGGTGCTCGCCATGCCTCTGGCGGAGGACACCGACCTGCACGAGGAGGCCGTGCGCCTCTCGCAGACGCTGTCCAAGGCCTGA